Proteins from one Mytilus galloprovincialis chromosome 11, xbMytGall1.hap1.1, whole genome shotgun sequence genomic window:
- the LOC143052438 gene encoding uncharacterized protein LOC143052438, which yields MDNPLYRENLDSDLEEPNGNNTVESMTMFDRVFKKESFCTKYRSFLCVVGGLLVGCFVTVGFCYLFFNLGNKQNCNVQSSVSASKQDDNQISRMIEDVNKTKEDLMVIHDMRKELVDYLTDIKNTTRKELLIVKTSFDSTLHLLNEIRKTSEQELSKINETRNIAWEFYAEFRNKSKTEQLSKMQSTNQFLEFRTEMRNMNFNGTRIIQQWINESKVQYQEFRRKSQQDLISFQKMRYDILKVLAATDMCVRNETFNMTEPTQPTDIVSTRRDCLAWKQNGSLTDGVYSISPDDNTILNVYCDMTTDGGGWVVFQRRSDGSENFFRDWQAYEDGFGTLHGELWIGNKYLHILTQVPTELRIDLEAWDGQKRYAKYSSFVIGDADSKYTLSVDGFGGNAGDGLAYHHGLKFSTHDQDNTQTSTTCAARNKGAWWYKACSHSSLNGEYLKTNGRADQNMGINWEKFKGDRYSLKGSSMMLRRKT from the exons ATGGACAATCCGCTTTATAGAGAAAATCTTGATTCTGACCTTGAAGAACCCAACGGTAATAACACTGTAGAATCTATGACTATGTTCGACCGTGTGTTCAAAAAGGAATCATTCTGTACTAAATATCGTTCGTTTCTGTGCGTTGTTGGTGGTTTGTTAGTTGGTTGCTTTGTTACTGTTGGATTTTGTTATCTGTTCTTTAATCTAGGAAATAAACAAAACTGCAATGTTCAATCAAGTG TCAGTGCCAGTAAACAGGACGACAATCAAATTTCCCGAATGATTGAAGACGTTAACAAGACTAAAGAAG atctCATGGTTATTCACGATATGAGAAAAGAATTGGTGGACTATCTGACGGATATTAAAAACACTACTCGTAAAG AACTTTTGATAGTAAAGACGTCCTTTGATTCGACTTTGCATCTACTTAATGAGATACGTAAGACAAGTGAACAGG AGCTTTCAAAAATAAACGAAACAAGAAACATAGCGTGGGAATTTTATGCAGAATTCCGAAATAAAAGTAAAACTG agCAGTTAAGCAAGATGCAATCAACAAACCAATTTTTGGAATTTCGTACTGAAATGCGAAACATGAATTTTAATG GAACAAGAATCATACAACAGTGGATAAATGAAAGTAAGGTACAATATCAAGAGTTTCGGAGAAAAAGTCAACAAG ATCTCATTTCCTTTCAGAAAATGAGATATGATATTTTGAAAGTCCTAGCAGCTACTGACATGTGTGTGCGGAATGAAACTTTCAATATGACAG AGCCAACACAGCCTACAGATATTGTAAGCACACGTCGGGATTGTCTAGCGTGGAAACAGAATGGTAGTTTGACCGATGGGGTATATAGTATTAGTCCTGATGATAATACGATACTAAATGTATACTGTGACATGACAACAGACGGCGGTGGTTGGGTT GTGTTCCAGCGACGATCTGATGGCAGCGAAAATTTCTTCAGGGACTGGCAGGCGTATGAAGATGGTTTTGGAACCCTCCACGGAGAATTGTGGATAg GGAATAAATATCTACATATCTTAACACAAGTCCCTACAGAACTGCGCATCGACTTAGAGGCATGGGATGGCCAGAAGAGATATGCAAAGTACTCTTCCTTCGTAATTGGTGATGCTGATTCAAAGTATACTCTATCTGTTGATGGATTTGGAGGAAATGCGG GTGATGGTTTAGCTTATCATCATGGACTAAAGTTCAGTACCCATGATCAGGATAATACACAAACAAGCACAACATGCGCTGCCAGAAACAAGGGAGCATGGTGGTATAAAGCATGTAGTCACTCCTCTCTGAATGGGGAATATCTCAAGACCAATGGTAGAGCAGATCAAAATATGGGAATCAACTGGGAAAAATTCAAAGGAGACCGCTACTCATTAAAAGGAAGCTCCATGATGCTTCGTAGGAAGACATAA
- the LOC143052441 gene encoding procathepsin L-like → MFRSFILVAIGVAALASSLITPELDNQWEEFKLTHKKTYRPSEHQQRRIIWESNLRYIRKHNIDAEKGLHTYILGENEYSDMTNKEFVSVMNGFRMRNSLRDGNTFLAPDGVTVNSLPSTVDWRTKGYVTKVKNQKACGSCWAFSAVGSVEGQWFKKTQTLVSLSEQNILDCLGQGNCLGGWIDDAFQYIKNNSGIDSEESYPYRDHKWFCRFNRDNIRATITGYVDLTAQSEEEVQMAVASVGPISVAIDASGPPFQHYKSGIYNYKYCSSTVLDHAVLTVGYGASGADNYWIIKNSWGTSWGMEGYFNMVRNNNNTCGIATQASFPTV, encoded by the exons atgttTCGTTCGTTTATACTGGTAGCAATCGGTGTTGCAGCTCTGGCTTCTTCTCTGATCACACCAGAGCTTGACAATCAATGGGAGGAATTCAAATTAACGCACAAGAAAACATATAGACCTTCGGAACATCAGCAGAG ACGTATAATATGGGAGAGTAACCTACGATACATAAGAAAACACAACATTGATGCTGAAAAAGGACTGCACACATATATTCTTGGCGAGAATGAATACTCAGATATG ACAAACAAGGAGTTTGTATCAGTAATGAATGGATTCAGAATGCGTAATTCACTACGAGATGGTAACACTTTCTTAGCACCAGATGGTGTCACAGTTAACAGTCTACCATCTACTGTAGATTGGAGAACCAAGGGCTACGTTACTAAAGTTAAAAATCAG AAAGCCTGTGGATCATGTTGGGCATTTTCAGCAGTTGGATCAGTAGAGGGACAATGGTTCAAGAAGACACAAACTTTAGTATCACTCTCTGAACAGAACATACTTGATTGTTTAG GTCAAGGTAATTGTCTTGGTGGATGGATCGATGATGCATTTCAGTACATAAAAAATAACAGTGGAATAGATTCTGAAGAATCGTATCCATACAGAGACCAC AAATGGTTTTGTAGATTCAATCGAGATAATATTCGCGCAACAATAACCGGATATGTCGATCTAACTGCACAAAGCGAGGAAGAAGTGCAAATGGCTGTTGCTTCAGTTGGACCAATATCAGTGGCAATTGATGCATCTGGACCGCCATTTCAACATTACAAAAGTGGAATATACAACTATAAATATTGCAGTTCAACGGTATTAGATCACGCAGTACTTACCGTTGGATATGGAGCAAGTGGGGCAGATAACTATTGGATTATTAAAAACAG CTGGGGAACATCATGGGGGATGGAAGGATATTTCAATATGGTGAGAAACAATAACAACACATGTGGAATTGCAACGCAGGCGAGTTTTCCTACTGTATAA
- the LOC143052440 gene encoding cathepsin L-like peptidase, with product MFRLMIIAAVTVAALASTLVTPELDDQWESFKDLYNKQYGEQEHLMRRLIWESNLRYIQKHNLDADKGLHSYILGENEYSDMTHKEFVSVMNGYIMPNGSKKGDTFMAPIGVELKDVPTSVDWRTKGYVTEVKNQGQCGSCWAFSTTGSLEGQTFKKTQKLVSLSEQNLVDCSSREGNKGCQGGLMDNGFTYIKVNNGIDTEQSYPYKARTGFFCRFKKADIGATDTGYVDIKRGSEDELQMAVATVGPISVAMDAGHPSFQHYKTGVYSEAKCSSSQLDHGVLAVGYGSSDSSEDYWIVKNSWGTTWGMKGYFEMSRNKENMCGIATQASYPKV from the exons ATGTTCCGTTTGATGATAATCGCCGCTGTCACTGTTGCTGCCCTGGCCTCTACACTGGTAACACCAGAACTAGATGACCAATGGGAGAGCTTCAAAGACTTGTACAACAAACAATATGGCGAACAGGAACATTTAATGAG GCGTTTAATTTGGGAGAGCAACTTGagatacatacaaaaacacaaccTGGATGCAGACAAAGGTCTTCATTCATATATTCTTGGAGAAAATGAATATTCTGATATG acACACAAAGAATTTGTATCAGTAATGAATGGATATATTATGCCAAATGGTAGCAAGAAAGGAGACACATTCATGGCACCAATTGGAGTAGAACTGAAGGATGTCCCTACATCTGTTGATTGGAGAACCAAGGGTTACGTCACTGAGGTCAAAAACCAG GGACAATGTGGATCATGTTGGGCCTTTTCAACAACCGGTTCCCTGGAAGGTCAGACGTTCAAGAAAACACAGAAACTAGTGTCACTTTCTGAACAGAACTTAGTGGACTGCTCATCAAGAGAAG GTAACAAGGGATGTCAAGGAGGATTAATGGACAATGGCTTCACATACATTAAAGTTAATAATGGCATTGATACTGAGCAGTCATATCCATACAAAGCCAGG ACAGGATTTTTCTGTAGATTTAAAAAGGCTGACATAGGAGCAACAGATACCGGATATGTTGACATCAAAAGAGGAAGCGAGGATGAATTGCAAATGGCGGTTGCCACAGTTGGACCCATTTCCGTTGCTATGGATGCTGGTCACCCATCATTCCAACATTATAAAACTGGAGTATACAGTGAAGCAAAATGTAGTTCATCACAATTGGATCATGGTGTGTTGGCTGTAGGTTATGGTAGCAGTGATTCAAGTGAAGATTACTGGATTGTTAAAAACag tTGGGGTACTACCTGGGGTATGAAAGGATATTTTGAAATGTCCAGAAATAAAGAAAACATGTGTGGAATTGCAACCCAAGCCAGTTATCCTAAAGTATAG